The following are encoded together in the Nocardioides okcheonensis genome:
- a CDS encoding alpha/beta fold hydrolase: MSLHRTELGESGSRIVFCHGLFGQGKNWTQVAKALSAEHRVTLLDMPNHGRSPWTETFDYVHLADLVAAELGDEPVALVGHSMGGKIAMCLALRHPERVERLAVVDIAPAGYDSGREFIGYTETMRGLDLSALERRSDADEAMAADVPDPVVRSFLLQNLRRTDDGWHWQPNLELLARHMAELAGWPDEALGDATYDGPVLWIGGSRSDYVTDEHAPEMDRRFPRNRRVVIKDAGHWVHSERPDVFLEVLRRFLA, from the coding sequence GTGAGCCTGCACCGCACCGAGCTCGGCGAGTCCGGGAGCCGCATCGTGTTCTGCCACGGCCTCTTCGGCCAGGGCAAGAACTGGACCCAGGTCGCGAAGGCGCTCAGCGCCGAGCACCGCGTCACGCTGCTCGACATGCCCAACCACGGGCGCTCGCCGTGGACCGAGACCTTCGACTACGTCCACCTCGCCGACCTCGTCGCCGCCGAGCTCGGCGACGAGCCGGTGGCGCTGGTGGGGCACTCGATGGGCGGGAAGATCGCGATGTGCCTGGCGCTGCGCCACCCCGAGCGGGTCGAGCGGCTCGCGGTGGTCGACATCGCGCCGGCCGGCTACGACAGCGGCCGCGAGTTCATCGGCTACACCGAGACCATGCGGGGCCTGGACCTGTCCGCCCTCGAGCGACGCAGCGACGCCGACGAGGCGATGGCCGCGGACGTCCCGGACCCGGTCGTGCGCAGCTTCCTCCTGCAGAACCTCCGCCGCACCGACGACGGCTGGCACTGGCAGCCGAACCTCGAGCTGCTCGCGCGGCACATGGCCGAGCTGGCCGGCTGGCCCGACGAGGCGCTCGGCGACGCGACGTACGACGGCCCGGTGCTGTGGATCGGGGGCTCGCGCTCCGACTACGTCACCGACGAGCACGCCCCGGAGATGGACCGGCGCTTCCCCCGCAACCGGCGCGTCGTCATCAAGGACGCCGGGCACTGGGTGCACTCCGAGCGGCCGGACGTCTTCCTCGAGGTGCTGCGCCGGTTCCTCGCCTGA
- a CDS encoding CGNR zinc finger domain-containing protein, with product MLFTDDTDAALQAAVALANSTDTPGDPLGSVDDLSAFLAQWSYTGRHDATPDELDAVRRLRPALRELLLAERDAAADLVNTMLARARALPQLQRHDQWDWHLHAVDPDRPLDERVVVETAMAMVDVIRADEMSRLARCAADDCEDVVLDLSRNRSRRYCSTTCGNREAVAAYRARQRS from the coding sequence ACACCGACGCCGCCCTGCAGGCGGCGGTCGCCCTCGCGAACTCGACCGACACCCCGGGCGACCCGCTGGGCTCGGTGGACGACCTGTCGGCCTTCCTGGCGCAGTGGTCCTACACCGGCCGCCACGACGCCACGCCCGACGAGCTCGACGCGGTGCGGCGCCTGCGGCCGGCCCTGCGCGAGCTGCTGCTCGCCGAGCGCGACGCGGCCGCCGACCTGGTCAACACCATGCTGGCCCGGGCCAGGGCGCTCCCCCAGCTGCAGCGCCACGACCAGTGGGACTGGCACCTCCACGCCGTCGACCCCGACCGCCCGCTGGACGAGCGGGTCGTGGTCGAGACCGCGATGGCGATGGTCGACGTGATCCGCGCCGACGAGATGTCGCGGCTGGCGCGGTGCGCCGCGGACGACTGCGAGGACGTCGTCCTCGACCTGTCCCGCAACCGCTCGCGCCGCTACTGCTCCACCACGTGCGGCAACCGCGAGGCGGTCGCCGCCTACCGCGCCCGCCAGCGGTCCTGA